Proteins encoded in a region of the Planctomycetota bacterium genome:
- a CDS encoding fibronectin type III domain-containing protein, whose amino-acid sequence MGDFSFGELFIIIVIAVIIYGKDLPQAARKLAQFYNKLRRQITDLRDEIQRQIPMDELRTDLLSEAPSDPLDPPQAPTGLSAHVTGGVVLLTWNSSPGATGYNVKRSSNPGDPLVNLVMDYPDLSYTDSEVSEGGTYHYCVSATNRAGESGNSEEVVVTVAPAEPPPAAPPGGGNGESTPAVEETAEKKEAPPTPP is encoded by the coding sequence ATCGCCGTCATCATCTACGGGAAGGATCTGCCCCAGGCCGCCCGGAAGCTCGCCCAGTTCTACAACAAGCTGCGCCGCCAGATCACCGATCTGAGGGACGAAATCCAGAGGCAGATCCCCATGGACGAGCTTCGGACGGACCTTCTGAGCGAGGCGCCTTCCGATCCGCTGGATCCGCCCCAGGCCCCCACGGGGCTTTCGGCCCACGTCACGGGGGGCGTGGTCCTGCTGACCTGGAACTCCTCCCCCGGCGCGACGGGTTACAACGTCAAGCGCTCGTCGAATCCGGGGGACCCTCTCGTCAACCTGGTCATGGACTATCCGGATCTCTCGTACACGGACAGCGAGGTTTCCGAGGGGGGAACGTATCACTACTGCGTCAGCGCCACCAACCGGGCGGGAGAGAGCGGAAATTCCGAAGAGGTGGTGGTGACGGTGGCGCCGGCGGAGCCTCCTCCCGCCGCGCCGCCGGGCGGGGGCAACGGCGAATCGACCCCCGCCGTCGAGGAAACCGCCGAAAAGAAGGAAGCCCCTCCTACGCCCCCGTAA